The DNA window AAAATTCAGGAGGAAGAAAAAAGATAATATTTTGGATAAATTTTTCAAAATGTTTCAAAAAAATAGGCTTTGCTAAAAATACTAAAATGAACTATTGGTATTGATTTTTTAAACGCAAAGCAATATAATATCAATATTATTATAGTGAGCAAAGTTTACGAATAAATTCGTTTAAAGCGTTCGCTTTATCAATTCGCTAGCGAATACCAACTTTGCTTGCTTAATGTTTTTATATTTTTTAATAAAAAAACTTTGCGTTTCAAAAACATAAAAATTAATCATTTTTATAATGAATTACAATAGAAAATACGGATTTTTCACAAAGCCTAAAAGCTATAAGTTAAAGTGAAATTTATTGTTCTAGGAAGCTCGCTCCTAATTTTTGAGCTTCTTCTTGGGCTTTGGTTTTGTCGATAAATGCAGCTACATTACCATTCATAGGGCTTTTTATGGCACCACCTGTGATTAGGGTTGCTTTTTCTAGTGGGAACAATTCATTGGTAATAAAATCTGGCACATACAATTTGGCTTGCCCTACCTGCTCAGCATTTTCGGTGGCATAACTTTGCATACAGTTTAGGTCATCGAATTTATAGATTCTGCCTTTTTCTGTAATAAGTTCTGTGGCGAATTTAGGGTCTTCTATTCCCATTTTGCAAAGTTCACACTGGTCTTTCCCGAAGTTTATTTTTTCTGGACCTTTCGGTGAACAAGAAAAAAATAGACCTAAAAAGATGATTCCTAGAATGTTAAATAAATTTTTCATTTTTACATTATTTATTAGAAGATTTTATTTCTAAATAAGATAAAACAACAAGGATAATTCCTACACCAAACATAATCCAGCCACCAATATCAGGATAAGAATACGCACCGAAGTTCAGAAGTTGTTTAAAGCCGAAAAGTGGTGGTTGGTAACTCATGCCCGGAACTACAATCGCTGCATTGGGATTAAGGTTATGACCGTAATCGTACTCCCAAAGATAGAAATCTACCATGAAAGCTACTCCAAATATAAGAAATAAAGCGGCAAAGAAATAAAGCCATTTCTTATTGTTGAGGAATACGGTGAGAAATGCCAAAGCGGCAAAGAATCCTAACGCATATGGTAAAATTTTAAATTCCCAAAAATCTTCCTGATGAATTTCTTTCATCCCGATGTAATGGTTCAGTCCATTGATAATTTCGTAGTCTCCTGTGATTTTGTTGGCATGGAGAAACATGCCCAATCCTTCTGGATATTGTGGAGCTTCTAGATAAATGGCCCATAAAGGAACGAAGATGCTGATGATTAATCCAATTCCGCTTGTAATAAGCAAAATTTTAGAGAGTTTGGATAATGAATTATTTTTCATTGTTTTTAGATTGTAATAAGAAGTTCTTATAGTGTGTAACTTTTGTTACAGAAGTAAAAAAGGGCAGTAGAAACCGCCCTTTTAGAAATTTATTTTGTGACTGCTGTTTTCACAGGGCTTTTAGCGTTATCCG is part of the Cloacibacterium normanense genome and encodes:
- a CDS encoding nitrous oxide reductase accessory protein NosL, whose translation is MKNLFNILGIIFLGLFFSCSPKGPEKINFGKDQCELCKMGIEDPKFATELITEKGRIYKFDDLNCMQSYATENAEQVGQAKLYVPDFITNELFPLEKATLITGGAIKSPMNGNVAAFIDKTKAQEEAQKLGASFLEQ